The DNA window TGGTCAGCACGGTGGCGGTGGCGAAGCGGATCTGCGGCCGGGCGGCCGGGTGCTCCCGGGCGAGCCGGCGGGCGCGTTCGGCGCCGAGCGCGAGCAGCACCCCGACGACCGGGGTGATCGCCAGCGCCCACCGGGTGGGCACCACCGAGTGCAGGATCGGCAGGTTCTCCAGCGCCGCCCAGGGGCCCGGCACGCCGGTCGCCCGCCCCTCGAACTGGATCTCCCGGCCGAGGGAGAGGACGGCGAAGAGCAGGCCGACCGCGGCGAGCCCGAGCACCGCGGGGCTGCGCCGCAGCCACCACACCAGCGCGCCGACGAGGACGACCAGGGGCCAGCCGAGGAAGCCGTTCTCCTCGGTGGGGTTCTTCACCAGGTGCCGGGTGACGCGAGCGTCCCCGGCGACCGACTCGCGGGCGAAGGCGGAAAACGAGGCGAGGTCGGTGCGGTAGCCGCGGATCAGCCGGGACAGCCCCTCGTACGCGCCGGGCGCGAAGAACTGCACGTACAGGGGGTACGCCAGCAGGGCCCCCGAGACCGCGGCGGCCACCCCGAGGCCCGCGAGGAAGGGCCGGGCCCGGCGCCGGACATCCGGCCGGTGCAGGGCCAGCGCGGCGATCACCACCCCGAGCCCGATCGCCGCCATCAGCAGGATCTCCAGGTTGACGAAGGCCTGCCAGACGATGACCAGTCCGAGCAGCACGCCGTTGCGCAGCCACCGGCCGCCGTCGGGCAGCCGCAGGGTGCGCCAGACGATCAGGGGCACCACGAACTGGCTGACGATGTTGGGGTGGGCGTTCGCGTGCGAGACCATCGCGGGCGCGAACGCGCAGAAGCCCGCGCCGAGCCAGGCGGGCGCCCGGGACCCGACCAGCACCCGGGAGAGCAGGAAGTACCAGGCGGTCGCGGTGGCGATCAGGCCACCGGTGAGAAAGACCAGGAATGCGGTACGCGGCCCGAACAGGACGGTGACCGGCGTCATTGGCAGCGAAATGGATAATACGGACGTGTTGGCCATGAGATTCACACCGTCCGGCACGTTCATCCGGTCCGAGGCGAACGGATAGGCGAAATCGGTGACGACGCGGGCACCGTGCGCCATCATCCACTCGAAGAGCGCCTGGTCCGACCTGTTGTCGCGCACCCCGGCGGCGGGATCCACCCAGAACCGGGCGGTCACCCAGAAGCCCAGCAGCACGAAGCTGAGCACGGCCGCGGCGTCCACCCACCGGCCGCGACGGGACGCCGCGGCGCCGGCCCGCCCACCGCGGGACGCACCCACGGGGCCCGTGCCGTCCCCCGCGGTCTCGCCGGCGCCGCCCGGTTGGGGAGTAGTCATGACAATTCGTAGCGTAGTCAGGGAATCGCGCCGGCGTGGCACGTTTCTGGGGACTGGCGTAGTATGTGCCGGGTTCGCCGACCGCCGAGCTCGTGCCCACCCCCGACGACAATTCGGCTCCCACAGTGTTCCAATTTGCCGCCGTCCCCATCGGATGGTTCACTCTGTCGGTCCCGGGTCAGGTCGAGTCACACCGTGAGGAATCGACGCATGGCAGAAATCACTGGGGATCAGCGTGTCCAGGCGGAGGTCCTGGAGGGCCTCGCCACCGCGGTCAACCACCGCAGGTGGTTCGTGGAGCTGGCCGTCCCGTACCTCGGTGACAACCCCATCGAGATCGGCAGCGGGCTGGGCGACTACGCCCTGGAGTGGGCCGCGCGCCTGCCCCGGATCACCGCCACCGAGGCCGACCCCGACCGGCTGGTCGCGCTGAAGGAGCGCCTCGCCGACGAGCCGAACATCGAGGTCCGGCAGATGCTGCTGCCGCACTCCGAGCGCGGCGACCACAGCGCCGCGGTGTCGTACAACGTGCTGGAGCACATCGAGGACCACGTGGGCGCCCTGCGCAGCATGCGCGACCTGGTCCGGCCCGGCGGCGCCGTGGTGATCATCGTGCCGGCGTTCCAGTTCGCGATGAGCCCGGCCGACATCGCCACCGGGCACGTCCGCCGCTACACGAAGAAGACCCTGGCCGCCGCGATGACCGAGGCCGGCCTGACGGTGGAGAAGATCCACTACGCGAACGCGCTCGGCCTGATCGGCTACTTCATGGCGACCAAGGTCTTCCGGCTGATGCCGAAGGAGGGCCCGATGGTGAAGGTCTACGACACCCTCGTGCTCCCGGCCACGAAGGCCGCCGAGCAGCTCGTCCGGCCCCCGTTCGGCCAGTCCGTCTTCGCGGTCGCCCGCGTCCCGTCGTAGCCCCCGCCGGCGGGCCCCCCGGTATCACTCCTTGATTTGGTACGTGGGGCGGATGGCCGACCGGGCGAGGGTGTGGAACGCCAGGTTGAAACCGACGGCCGCCGGGGAGGCGCTCGGCGGGATGTCGAGGCGGTCGACGTCCACCGCGTGTACGGCGAAGACGTACCGGTGCGGGCGGTCGCCGGCCGGCGGAGCGGCGCCGCCGTACCCGGTGTCGCCGTAGTCGTTGCGGACGCTGAACGCGCCGCCGAGCTCGCTCTCCTTGACTCCGCGGGGCAGCTCGGTCACCGACGTGGGTACGTTGACGAGCGCCCAGTGCCAGAAGCCGCTGCCGGTCGGCGCGTCCGGGTCGAAGCAGGTCACCACGAAGCTCTTCGTCTCGGCGGGGAAGTCCGACCAGGCCAGGTGGGGCGAGACGTTGCCGCCGCCGACGCTGCCGTGCGCGTACCGCGCGTCCATCGGTTCGCCGTTGGGCACGTCGTCACTGCTCAGGGTGAACGACGGAACGGTCGGCAGCAGCTCGTACGGGTCGGGGGCGATCGGGCGTTCCAGGGTCATCAGGGCGGCTTCCTTTCGGTCGGCGCGGTTTCCTGCGCACCTTCTTACCCCGCCGCGCCCCGCGCGTCGCGCCGGACGCGCGATCTTCGCGGCGGTCCGGCCGACCGCCGACGGAGCCGACCGCTGAGGACGGGGCGACGGCGCCTGGTCGCCGCCGGTACAGTGCCGCAGCATGGGCGCGATCAGGCCGTGGCACGTCGTTCTGCTTCTCTGCTGCCTCGTCACCTCGGCGGCGCTGCTCGGCGGCCTCGCCTGGTACGTGACGAGCCGGCGAAACCGCCACTAGCGTGATACCGCAGGGAGGCGGCGACATGTCCGGCGCGCAGCTGTACGACACCATCGGAGCCACTTACACCGTGACGCGGCGCACCGAGCCACGGATCGCCGCACAGGTCTGGGCCGCGCTCGGCGACGCGCGGACGGTACTGAATGTCGGGGCTGGTACCGGTTCCTACGAGCCCGCCGACCGCGACGTCACCGCGGTGGAACCGTCGGCGCTCATGCGGGCGCAGCGCCCCGCAGGCGCAGCGCCGTGCGTGGCTGCCGCTGCGGAGAGCCTTCCGTTCGAGGACCAGTCCTTCGACGCAGCGATGGCATTTGCCACCATCCATCACTGGCAGGACCCGATCGCGGGCCTGCGCGAGATGCGGCGCGTCGCTCGTCGCGTGGTGGTGTTCACGCACGAGACCAGTGACACCGGATGGCTCCGCCGGTTCTGGCTAACGCGCGACTACCTTCCTGAAGTCGCGGACATCCTCGTCGGCCGGCCTTCGCTGACCGAGCTGGCCGGCGCGATCGGAGCCCGCGTGGAGCCGGTGCTCATCCCGTGGGACTGCGCTGACGGCTTCTTCGAGGCCTACTGGCGCCGGCCCGAGGCGTACCTGGACGAGAACGTCCGTCGCGGGGTATCGGTCTGGGCCAGAGTCGGGCCGGACGCCGAGCGGAGGGCAGTGCACAGCCTCCGTGCCGACCTCGCCTCAGGTCGGTGGGCAGAACGCAATCGCGACCTCGTCGATCTCGAGGCAGCAGAGCTTGGCCTCCGCCTGCTTGTCGCCTGAAGCCGCCACATCGACCGGCGCCGAAACTTCGCCGCCCATGTGCCGCGGCGAGCGAGCCTCAGCTACCCGTGACGAGACGGAGAGGCTGATTCGCTAGCACAAGATTCGCCCCTGACCGGCGTTCGCACTGGTCAGGGGCGTTTTTGCTGTTCGGGTGAGCGGAGGGTGTGGGATTCGAACCCACGAAGACATCGCTGCCTTACCGGTTTTCAAGACCACGAAGCTCACGGCGCTGACCTGCTGTTAGGCGAGCCCTCGCCCACCCGGCGACACAGATACGACACGAGCCTGGGCGACATGGAAGGACAGCCCATAGGACTCGACGGCCACTGAACGCCTCGCCTGCGACCTTGCGCCGGCCGTGTACAGGGCCGTGCGAAGAGGACCGGCTTCCGTGGATGGCGAACACAGCCGACTGGCGCCTGTGACGTCCTCAGTCAGAGGTCCCGCCCGCACGCTTTCCAAGTCTGTCGTCTAGCGTTCCCCGAGTGTCGTAGCGGAACTTTTGAAGCTTTCACGGCATAGGCAAGATTTGCTGTTAAAACCGTCGATATCGGCCAAGCTCCGGCAAGGCTCCGTTTGACGGTAAGATGCTCCAGTGGATGAGCTTTCTTTTGGTGTCGGCTGCCTACAGTTCGAAACACCCTCCAGCGCCAACGACCAAGCCGCATGGGAAAGAAAGGTACGGCGCGCACTAGAGGCAATTCCGAGCGTCCGAGACGTCGAGATAGACTTCCCCGGCGCGGACGATTTTCCACGCATCGAGCGCCGAGGCCCGCTATTCTTTTCCCCTCATCCCACCAGCGGAATGCTGCGGTTCAGGGTAGTTATCCCCAAGCGAATCCACAAGGAAGTAATGCCATTCGCAGTTGGGGATCATTCGGAGAATTTTACGGTATTAACCTGGTATTGGTCACATTTCCCGGTAACCTTTGTAATTGAGGATCAGCCTTCTCCCTCGGCCGATGCAACGAACGTGGCGATTGTGCGAGAATTTCTGCGTCGAGAAATCAAGCGGCTAGGCGATGATGCGGAGGGAGTTAGGCTTGCATGCCTAGGACCAAGCCCCTTTCACGCAAACTTCCGACTAGCCCCCAGCGCTAGCCCGATTCCAGACGATGGGCTTTCCATACAAAAGGAGGCCCGGTCGTATCCAACCATCGTAATTCACTACGATACCAATCGCTTCAAGGCGGGCAGCGAAGCTTTCGCACAGTTCGTAAAGATGACAGTTGAACAGTTTAGCTACTTTTATTACGAAGTCAAGCTGCGCAATCAGCGAGTGAGGAAATCGCAGGAGGTAACCGAATTGGCCGCGCAATTGATCGCGCTCCATCGGACGCCCGGCCTGCGAGGCTGGTGGGTCAGGGCCACGCGAGCTGGTCGCCTCTCTCGTGAACTCACACTCTATGCGATCAGTTACGAATTCGATTTCGCCAGACAGCAACGAGAAGTAAAGCAGTACGTTGAAGACCTCTACGAGCGCTCGACCGTCAAGGTCCTGCGCCCCTGGCTTGAGGCAGAGATTGATGATGACGACTCCAGCGCCGACCTTAAGACTAGCCGCGAAACTGCCGAGTTGTTGGAGCCCAGACGTCTTCGAGAGGCGAACATGCTGCTTGTCATAGTCGTCGCCGCGCTTTCTGCGTTCCTGGGCGCTGCCGCCAAGGCCCTGATCGGATAGAACTCACCTTCAGGCAACAGCAATTGTCACCACGATAGCCACCACGGCCGCCACGGCGCTAACCGCCGTGAGCCACAGCATCGAATAGTGGCGACGATCTTTTTCGGCTTTCTCCCGTGCCGCAGCTCGCGTCAGGTTGGACAAGCGCACTGAGTAAGGGTTCGGCCGCTTCAACAAGTAGGTAAGCCTCGAAGGCTGCGGAATTCGATCGAGCGTCTTAAAGAACTCGGCGAGCCTGCGACGGTCTTGATACTCCAAGGGAAGGTTGAAGTACAAACGACCCGCATTTAAATCGACAGCGAATTTGAAGGGAACTTCTAAGCGAACAACCGAATGTAGGTCGACGTCTTTCAGAGGAACGTCCCGTAGATAGGTCGACTGATGCCGGTACTGCACATTCAGCTTGCCAACACCACCGCCCCCCTGGCCTACAGTTTCGCTATACAACCGCTCAACGTCGTCGCGGTAGAGCACAACGCCATCGATCCAAATCTGCTCATTGGGTACGACCAAGGGCATCGCCTAATACCTCCCCGACTAGGTGCCCGACATCGCGATCAGGATACTCGCAATGTCACCCATGCTGGTAATTACGACATGCGCACCGGCGGAGCGAAAGGCAGCGACCTTGGTAGGACGGTTGGCGTAGCCAATGACCTTAACTCCCGCCGCATACGCCCCCTCGATATCTGACAGCGAGTCGCCGACAAGGACACAACGTTCGGGACGTTCCCGCAGGGCACGAACGGCCTGCAATATCGGATCAGGGTGAGGCTTCATACGCTCTGGCTTCGCGTAGGCGCGTCCGACCACCGGAGATACGTACCCAGCAAGCCGGCGTGCTGCCAGGTACGCGGCCACCGCACCGGCAGAGTT is part of the Micromonospora olivasterospora genome and encodes:
- a CDS encoding class I SAM-dependent methyltransferase, whose product is MAEITGDQRVQAEVLEGLATAVNHRRWFVELAVPYLGDNPIEIGSGLGDYALEWAARLPRITATEADPDRLVALKERLADEPNIEVRQMLLPHSERGDHSAAVSYNVLEHIEDHVGALRSMRDLVRPGGAVVIIVPAFQFAMSPADIATGHVRRYTKKTLAAAMTEAGLTVEKIHYANALGLIGYFMATKVFRLMPKEGPMVKVYDTLVLPATKAAEQLVRPPFGQSVFAVARVPS
- a CDS encoding YbhB/YbcL family Raf kinase inhibitor-like protein; translated protein: MTLERPIAPDPYELLPTVPSFTLSSDDVPNGEPMDARYAHGSVGGGNVSPHLAWSDFPAETKSFVVTCFDPDAPTGSGFWHWALVNVPTSVTELPRGVKESELGGAFSVRNDYGDTGYGGAAPPAGDRPHRYVFAVHAVDVDRLDIPPSASPAAVGFNLAFHTLARSAIRPTYQIKE